The DNA segment CCTAAGATATTATTATCTTGAGCTTGTTGAATATGATTTTTGTCATTTCTTTTATGTAAAATGGCTCCATGAATTTTAGGATGCAAGGTTTTTACACGACCTTCAAATAATTCAGGACTTTGAGTAAAATCACTTACTTCGATAGCTTCAATATTATTTTCTTTTAAAAGTTTAAATGTTCCTCCGGTTGAAAGAATTTCAAAATTTAATTTTTTAAGTTCTTTTGCAAATTCGATTACACCATCTTTATCACTTACACTGACTAATGCTCTCATAAATTTATCCTTTATCTAAATATTTTTTGATTTTTTCATATGCTTCGTTAATTTTTTGAAATTTAGCTATACCAAGTTTTAATTCATTTTCGCTAACGTTGTTGGCATTTAAAATATCAGGATGATATTTTTTGGCTAATATTCTATATTGTTTTTTTACCATATTCAAATCTGCTGTATTTGGAAGATCTAAAGTATTAAAAGCTTCTTCTAAGTTCATTTCTTGTTTAGATTCTTTTAAATTTGATAAATTATTTATAAAGGTATCAAGTTCGACTTTTGCAATACCAAAAGCTTTAGCTATTTGTTCTAAAATTTCTTGCTTTTCGGTGTTTAATTTTCCATCAATTAGCGCCATAAATACCAAAACTCTCAAAATATTAAAACGTTCATTTTTTGGTAAAGGTATTTCTTTTAAAAATTCTTTTGCGACATAATATGCATCATTTAAATTTTCTTTATGTTCATTAAAACTCGCTTTTAAAAATGATCTTTCTTTGTCATCTTTAGCATTTACATCTAAAATTTGACTTATCATGTCAGCTTCATCTTGACTAACCCTGCCATCGCTTTTAGCTATCTTTGCTAAAAGAGCTATGGTGTAATAATTCATCTTTCTTTTTAGTTCGTTTATTTTTTCTTCCATTACTCCTTTAGCAAATCCTTTAGCAAATCCTTTAGCTCCACGACTTGCAGAGGTTAAAAAGTCTTGCTTACCCCAAGTTTTGTAATACCAATAAAATACTATGATAGCGAGTATTAAAATAACAAAAATCATTTTTATCCTAAGTATTCTTCAAATTTTTTAAAATAAAGGTTTTGTAATTTTTCTAATGAAATTTTTATATCATCTAAAATAAAATCATTTTCATTAATTACCCCAAGTTTTGAGAACTGAAGTTTAAAATTTTGAGCAAATTTGGTGAATTCTTCTTCATTTTTGACTCCTATTATGACTCTAGTAGGGCTTTCTTCAAAAATATAACTTTTTTCACTAAAATTACTTTTTGTTTGGATACCTAAGGATGACTTAGCACTCATTTTAGCTAAAGTCATAGCTATACCACCTATACCAACACTATTTGCACAATCTAGCAAATTACATTCATTTGCTTTAAGTAAAAAATCCCAAAGTTCCAATTCTTCTTTGAAGTTTATTTCTTCGAGTATTCCTGCGACTTTTTGATCTAAAATTTTTGAAATTAATGAACCACCAAAATTACCTTTGGTATTGCCTATTAAATAAATAGCCTGAGTTTCTTTACTGAAGAAAGATTTTAAAATTCTATTTACATTCTCATTGACTCCAACACAAGCTATAGTAGGGCTAGGAAAAATACTTACACCATCTGTTTCATTGTATAATGAAACATTGCCACTTACTACAGGAGTATTTAGTTCTTTGCAAGCTTGCTTAATGCCTTCACATCCTTGGGCAAATTGCCACATTACTTCAGGGTTTTGAGGATTGCCATAATTTAAACAATCGCTAATAGCTAAGGGTTTTGCACCAGAACAAGCTATTTTTCTACCAGCACTTGCTACAGCAGCAGCAGCTCCAATTTTAGGATTGACATAGTTTAATCTTGAGTTACATTCAATAGCCATAGAAAGTAAACAATTGTTTTCTTTTACTCTAATACTGCTTGCTCCAAGATTTCCATCACTTTTTAGTGTATTAGTTTGAACACTAGAGTCAAATTGCTCATAAATATAAGCTTTGTTGCTAATATTTTCATTTACAAGTAATTTTTCAAAAGCTTCTTGAGTGGAAATTTGGAGTGTAAATTTATAATCTTTTATCTCATCTAAATATTTTGGTTGACTAGTTGGTCTATTTAATATAGGTGCTTTTTCACTTAATGGTTCAATAGGTATTAACCCTACTAATTCATCATGCCAGAAAAGTTCCATTTTTCCTGTATTTGTTACTTCACCTATAATTGCTGCATCAAGTCCCCATTTGTTAAAAATTTCAATAATCTTATCTTCACAGCCTTGTTTTGCGCAAATTAACATTCTTTCTTGAGATTCACTAAGCATTAATTCATAAGGCGTCATACCTTCTTCTCTCATAGGAGTTTTATCAAGAAAAAGTTTCATTCCGCTACCACTGCGTCCAGCCATTTCAAAGGAACTTGAAGTGAGTCCTGCAGCACCCATATCTTGTATCCCAACAATATAATCGGTTTTAAAAAGCTCAAGGCAAGCTTCCATTAAAAGTTTTTCAGCAAAAGGATCTCCAATTTGAACTGTTGGTCTTAAACTTTTGCTTGATTCATTGAAGCTATCACTAGCCATAACAGCTCCACCAAGTCCATCTCGACCTGTTTTTGATCCTACATAAATTACAGGATTTCCTACGCCTTCTGCTTTTGCATAAAAAATATCTTCAATTTTACAAGTACCAAGTGCAAAAGCGTTAACTAAAATATTTCCATTAAAACATTCATCAAAAGCACATTCTCCGCCTATTGTAGGTACTCCCATACAATTGCCATAATGTGAAATTCCATTTACTACACCCTTTACTAAATACTTTTGATGTTTTCCTAATTTTTTATCGTGGATATTACCAAATTTTAAAGAATTTAAACTCGCTACCACTCTTGCACCCATGGTGAAAATATCACGTAAAATACCACCAACTCCAGTAGCAGCACCAGCAAAAGGTTCGATAAAACTTGGGTGATTATGGCTTTCTACTTTAAATACAGCAGCCATACCTTTGCCTATGTCGATAACTCCGGCATTTTCACCAGGACCTTGTATTACCCATGGAGCTTTAGTAGGAAATCCATTAAGATATTTTTTGCTTGATTTATAAGAGCAGTGTTCGCTCCACATTGCTGAAATAATCCCAAGTTCTAATAAATTTGGCTCCTTACCTAATATATTTAAAATTTCTTGATATTCTTCATCGCTAATTTTATGTTGTTTTATAATTTCTTTATCCATATTTATCTCCTTTATTATTTACCTAAACAAAAACTACTAAACATTTCTTCTAAAATCTCATCTCTTTCAAATTTTTTTGTAAATTGTGATATTGCTTCTATGGCTATGTTTAGTTCAAAAGCAAAAAGCTCCAAAGAATTTTCTTGTAATAAATCTTTTGCACGACAGATTGCTTCGCTAGCTTCTTTGCAACTATTTAAAATCAAAGCATTGCTAACTAGCATATGATCTCCATCTAAAGTATTTAAATATTTATTTAGTACATTTTTTACCTCATTGCTTGAATTTTTAGCACAAATTTTTATACAAGAATCTTTTATTGCATGATAAAATTTGTCTTCTAGGTCACTTTTGTTTAAAACATAAATAATTTTCTTGTCAATATTTTGTAGTGTATCTAAGATTTGCTTATCTTCGCTATCAAATTCTTTTGAACCATCAAAAACTACTAGGATAATATCTGCTTCATTAATGCTTTTGTAACTTAAATTTATACCAATTTTTTCTATTTCATCTTGAGCATTTCTAATACCTGCTGTATCGATGATTTTAATAAGATGTGAACCTATTTTTAAATTTTCTTCAATGCGATCTCTTGTTGTGCCTGCCATATTTGAAACTATAGCTCTATCATAAGCTAAAAGCGAATTTAACAAAGAACTTTTTCCAGCATTTGGCTTACCGATAATGGTAACTTTAAAACCTTCTATTAGCCCTTTTTTTCTCAAAGATATATCAACAATATCACTTAAAAGTTTTGAATTCTTTTCACACATTTGGATAATTTGTTCTAATAAATCTTGTGGTAAATCATCATCAGCATAATCAATGCTAGTTTCTACAAAAGCTAAGGTTTTAACTAGTTCAATTCTTATGGTGTTTAAAAATACGCTTAAATCGCCTTTTAAATTTTTTGCAATAATGCTTGCTGCGCTTGATGATTTTGACATAATAAGTTCTTGGATACTTATAGCTTTTAAAATATCCATTTTTCCATTTAAACAAGCTCTTTTGCTAAATTCTCCAGGTTGAGCTAAGCGGATATTAGAATTTATCAATTCATCAAGTAAAATTTCGCTTAAAGCAAAACCTCCATGTAGATGAAATTCAACTATATCTTCGCCTGTGAAAGAATATGGGGCTTTGAAGTAAAGCACTAAAGCCTCATCTAAAAAATCATCATTATCTTTGTAAATTTTGCACAAGTGAGCATAACGTGGGATTAACTCCTTTTTGCGCGTAAGCTTAAGGGCGATTTCTAGAGCTTTTTTGCCACTTATTCTGACAATACTGATAGATCCTACGCCATGTGCTGTAGCTATAGCAGCTATAGTGTCATTCATTCACTTTTCTTCAAAAAATCATTCACAATGATAACTTTTTGACCATCATTATTTTTTATGGCTACATATTTATTAGGGAAGTGCTCTCTTAATTTTTCTAATATATGTTTTAACCAAATTCCTTCTAATTGTTTTGTTTGAACCCTGCCTGTGGTTTCAACTTTTTCTATAAGTATTTTAAGATAATTTTCTATGGCTTGAATTTGGTTTTCTAAGAATTGAGCTATTTCAAGTCTTAATTGAATTTTATATTTAGAGTTAAGCCAATTATAAAGTAAATACGAAAAAGCTTTATATCTATGTGCTTCTTTGCCTATGAGTAAAGCAGCATCTTCACCATCTAGTTTAATTAAAACACAATTTTCATCCCACATTTTTATTTCTACTATTTTGATATCAAAATCAAAAGTTGCAAGTAGTGTATCGAGTGAGTTTTTAATTTCATCAATGTAATTTATTTTGTTTTCTTTTTCTTCGTAAGATTCTTTGTGAAAAGAATTAAAAATAGCATCATCTTTGACTTTATAATGTTCTTTTGATGAGTTTGTTTTGTTATATGATTTAGTTTGTGTTATTGTTTTTTCTTTTTTTGTTTCTTGTTTTTCGTAATTTTTATGAGTTTGTTTGTTGGAGATTTTTTTTGCACTAGATTCTTGTAAAATAACTTTTTTATGACCTTTAACAAAAATAATTGCATTTTTTCTAAATAAACCCAAGAATCCAGTTTTGGCGTGTTGGATTACCTCATATTCCAAGTCAATAACTGAGCACTCAAAATGCTTTGATGCTTCGATGAGTGCTGTTTGTAAATCTTTAGCTTCTATGTTCATGCTTAGCTATTTCCTCTTGTTTGTGATTTTTAAAAAGCTTATTGACAATTACTTGTTGGATTAAAGAACAAATATTGTTTACACACCAATAAAGAGTCAAACCAGCTGGGAATGTTAAAAAGAAAAATGTAAAAATCAAAGGTAAGAATTTCATTATTTTTGCTTGCATAGGATCTTGTATGGTCATCGGTGTGATAAGTTGCTGAATAAACATTGTAATACCCATAAAAATAGGCAACACAAACCAAGGATCCATTACTGATAAGTCTGTGATCCAAAAAGCCCATGGAGCAGCTTTTAATTCTATGGCATTGAGTAAAACTCTATAAATAGCAAAGAAAATTGGAATTTGTATAAGTATAGGTAAACATCCACTCATAGGATTTGCACCATGTTTTTTATATAATTCCATCATATGAATGTTCATTTTTTGTGGATCACCCTTGTAACGATCTCTAATTTCTTTCATTTTAGGAGCTAAATCTTTTAGTTTATTCATAGAAATCATTGATTTATAAGTTAATGGGAATAATATAATACGCACAATTAAAGTCATAATAACTATAGCCCAGCCCCAATTTCCCATATAGCCATGTAAGAAATTTAAAAATTCAAACATAGGTTTTGCTATAAAAGTGAACCAACCATATTCGACAACTTCATCTAACCTTGGATCAATACTTCTTAAAATTTCATGTTCTTTTGAACCTATGTAACCATTTGCTTTAAAATTTCCATTAGCACTAGCAAAAATAACAGAATTTTCATTTGTGTCTTTAGTTACTACTGCATTGATTGGGTTTTCAAAATTATAAAATAAAACGCTATAGTAGCGATCAAATGCCGACATTAAAGTAACATTTGCAAAATTTTCATCATTTTTTACATCGCCATCTTCTAAGATGTTGATTTTATCATCTTTATTTAATGTTAAAACACCATGAAGCGTATAACTATCTACTGCTATATTTGGGCGGTATCCAGGAGTAATAAAATATGGTATGTCTTTACTTAGATTTACCTCTATATCATAATTTCCATATTTATAAAAGGTAATTTTTTTAGTAACGATAAGATTATTTAAATGTTGAGTTAAAATAAGAGTATTGTTTGTATCATTTACTTCGATATTTTTTTGATTTGCGGTATATGGGGTGTTGAAAGCTTCTTGATTGATTGTATTATCGCTAAATCTTATTTCTAGAGGTAAAGGTGATAATGAAGTATCTACTAAATTAATACTTTTACCATTTTCATCTTTAAATTTTTCATCGCTAAGATAAAATTTAGAAATTCTACCTAAAGAATCGATATGAGCTTGAAAATGTTCGCTTTTAATTAATGCTATTTCATCTTTTTGATTAACGCTAAGTTCAACTTTTGGTGCTTGTTTTGCGTGATTTGTTTGTGGAGCTGAATTGTTTTGTTCATTTTTTGTGATATTTTGCTCTGTTATTGGAGCTTTTGGTATAAAAAAATAATCATAAACTACAAAAAATAAAAATGATAAAACAACAGCAATTAATATGCGTTTTTGTTGAGATAAGTTATTTGACACGGATTGTCCTTTGAAAATATAATCTTAATTAAAAAAAATTGATTATCCTTGCAAGGAATGTATAGATATTTTAGTCTTTTTAAAGCATTAATTTTAGGTTTAAAACATATACCAGAATTTAAATTTTTCTTACTGATTTTTGGATAATCAATACCGCCTTTAAAAAACGGATTGCACTTTAAAATTCTTAAAAAAACTGCAAAGAAAGCTTTTAGAATATTGTTTTTTTTGAAATGCCACAAAGCATACTCAGAACAACTTGGATAGTATCTACAACACTTTGGTTTCATAGGGCTAATGCAAAGTTGGTAAAATCTTATGAGTTGCACGCAGATTGCTTTATACATCCTATTTTTTTAAAACCCCACTTTAAGTTTTTTTCTAATTTTAAAAAGGGAATTTCAATAATACCTGTTTTAGCAACAAGTATATATTTTCCGTTTTCAACTTGATTTCTAAGCTGAAAAAAAGCTGATCTTAGAAGCCTTTTGGCTCTATTTCTTTCAACAGCCTTTCCAACCTTTTTACTAGCTACCACAGCAAACTTTTTTTCTTGACTTGGAAAATAAAAGATGATCATACCTTCGCAGTGCCATTTTTTACCTTCTTTGTAGATTGCTGCAAATTCTCTTACATTGCTAATGTTTAGAAAATCTTTTATGCAGCTAATCTTTTTCTACCTTTAGCACGTCTTGCACTGATCACTTTGCGACCATTTTTAGTTTTCATACGCACACGGAATCCGTGAGTTCTTTTTTTAGGAGTTTTGTGTGGTTGATATGTTCTTTTCATAGTTTTTCCTTAACTTAAATTAAAACAAAATAATAAAGCTGACATTCTATCAAATTCTTACTTAAATCTGCTTTTAATTAAGAGTTATTTTTAAAAGTTTTTGCTAAATTTTTAGTTCTATTTTGGGAGGATATAATGGGATTTGAAATTTGTGAGAGTAAAAAAGAAGATTTGGGTAGAATTTTAGAATTACTCAAAGAGCTTGCTGTCCATGAAAATATGCTCGAAGATGTAAAATGTACAACTAAAGATTTAGAAGAGTCTTTTTTTAAAAACAACTATGCAAAAGCCTTAAGTTTAAAAGTTGATGGGGAGATTATAGGTTATGTGATGTATTATTATACTTTTTCTTCTTTTGTAGGGTTGGGCGGTATGTATCTAGAAGATATCTATATACAAGAAAAATACCGTAGAAATGGATATGCAAAAGAAGTTTTTAAGTATTTAGCGAGGATTTGTAAAGAAAAAAATCTTAAGCGTTTAGAATGGGTATGCTTAAATGATAATGATTTGGGTATAAAATTTTATAGTGCTATAAATGCTAAGCATATGAGTCAATGGAGAACTTATCGTTTAGATGGTGAAAATTTAGAAGCATTATTTTGATGGATAAAAGACGTTTGTATTATCTTAAAGCTTTTGGATTTGAGTATCTAGAAGAAGTTAAAAGAAACAAAGGTGCAAATATTAGCTTTGAAGAATTGCAAAATTCGGTTAGAAAATGCACACTTTGTAATTTTTCTAAATTGAGAAAAAAATCTTTAATAGAAAAGGAAGTGAAAAAAGCTAAAATTTTGATTTTTCAAACTTATATTGATAAAGACGAAAATGAAAGTGGAGAGTTTTTTGCTTCTAAGTTAAAACAAGATTTTTTATTGAAATTTAAAGAATTATTAGACTTAAGTGAAGATGAAATTTATTTTTCTTATGTGCTAAAGTGTTTTAGTAATTTTAAATTTGATAAAAATTCGGTAGAATTTTGCTTGCCGTATTTTTATAGTGAACTTGAATTTATAAAGCCTAAAATTATACTTTGTTTAGGTGAAGAGGCTTTTTTGAGTTTGGGATTTGAGAATTTTAAAGTATATGTTGGGCAATGGTTGAGATTTAATGAAAGTTTGATTATGCCAAATTATGATTTAGATTATCTTAGTAAAAATCCTAGTTTGTATGCGAATTTTATAGAAGATATTAAGAAAATAAAAGGTTATTTATGAAAAGAATTTTTCTTTGTGCGATGGTAAGTTTTGTGTTGATTTGTAATGCTTTTGCAAAAGAACAACAACTTTCTTTTGTAGAACCAAGTGAAGCATTTTATCCAAGTGTAGAAATTCAAAGCTGTGATAATGAATGTTTGTTTGGTTTGTTAGAAAATGGATTGTATTTTAATTTTTTGTCTAAATTTAATGAAGCAATTAATAATGAATTTTTAGTTAATGTCTATACTAAACTTTTAAATTCTATCATTGATTTTGAAAAGAGTGTTCAAAAAAGTGCTAGCGTAAAACTTGCTATTGTTATACCTGAGCAAACTATAAAAAGCTATTCTAATACTATAATAAATTCTAGCATAGCTTATCTTTTAAGACAAAGAGCGCAAATTAGAGTAAAAGTTTTTTTAATAGGCGATGAAGAAGAAAGTAAAATTTCTAAAGCTTTTAATGAAATTCAAAGTGAAAAATTTAATTATGTTATCGCAGGTTTTACAGAAGAGGGCGTAAAGCAATTACTTAAAAAAGATATTAGTTCAAATGTAAAGATTTTCATACCTACGGTGCATAAGAGGTATTTTGACACACAAAAAGAAAATATTTATTATGGAAGCATAGATTATCAAAAACAAATCAAAAAACTTTTAGAATATTCTAATGGTAGAAATATCATCTTTTCAGATGAGACAAGTCTTTCAAATCGTCTTAATGAAGAGCTTATTAAATTTGGCGATGGAAGTGAGAAAATTTATACTATTAATAGCTCTAAATTTGACTTTAGAAGTATATTAAATAGAAATAGAAGCTTTCAAAATGCGAGTGTATTTTTAAATACTTCTTTGATTAAAACAGCTCTTATTAGTTCTCAAATTCGTGCATATGATTTAGAGCCTTTTGTGCTTTTATCTACTCAAATAAATTATAATCCTGTTTTATTAAGCTTGACTCAAATTAACGATAGAAAAAAATTACTTATCGCAAATTCTATATCTAATGAAGATCAAACCTTAAGTTATCTGAATGAAATTTTTTCACAAGATATTAATTACAACTGGATAGCGTATGCGACTAGTGTGGGGATTGATTATTTTTACACGCAGTTTTTAGATACTAATTCTCAAAGAATTTTTGATGAAAAATTAAATGAAAATCAGTTTGATTATAAGGTTAAAATCATTAGTTCTAAAGGTTTAGGCTTTACTCCTTTTCAAGAGTAGCAAAAACCTTTAAAATATCATCATCTATGAGAGCTATTTTTTCTGCTTTGACAAAGGCTAAAGTGAAATTAGCTTCAAAAAGTTTTTCTGTGTCTTTATAAATTTCTTGTTTTATAATCACTGAAGCCTTTTTTAGCTTTAAAATATGTGTTTTTACTTCTAAAATATCGCCTAATTTTGCTGGCTTTAAGAAGTTGCATTCTGCTTTTGTGAGTAAAAAATGTCCCGTGTCTTTGTCAAAAATAGCTGCATTTTTTTGAAAAAATATCTCACTTCTAGCTCTTTCGCAAAATTTTAAATAATTAGCGTGATACACCACTCCACCTGCGTCGGTATCTTCATAATAAACTCGTAATTTCATTTTTATCCTTTCTTTTGAATTTGTGTATTTTACACTAAGTTGGGATTATGGAATTTTTCCTTGCGGTTTTTTGCAGGGAGAAAAGGACTAAAAACATTAATACCGTATAACAAATATTTAATACCATAATATCCTGATAATTATTTTTCCCAATATTATCATTTACAATTTTATCTATTATAGGATGTATTATACTGGGGTTTTGGATTAGCTGAACAAGAAATACTATATAAGATGAAATAAGTATTATATATCTACCAAAAAATAATGATTCGGTATAAACAAAACAAATATATAAACCAATAAATAATGTATTTATTAGTAATGAATATGCGAAATACTTATCTAAACCTAAAAATTCTCCTAGTGCTTGTCCTAAATAAAAAGAAGCAGAAACAAAGAATAATGCAAAAATTAAGTTTTGTGTTAGATTGCATAAATCTTGCAATATCAATAATAATGCTCTTTTATTTACAAATGTTTTTCGTATCCACTTCTTTATATACAAACATTTATATAGCGTGAAAGGTTTTAGTTTTAATTTGTATAAAATCAAGATACTTCCCAACAAAAAACAAACAAAAACTACAATATGAATATTATGTTCAAAACTATACAAAAAATCAAATAAAGACGAAATCTTTCTTTTGTCTTGTGATTTATCATCATGGCGCCATGCAAAAACTGAAACAAATAAAGCATATAGGGCAATTAATAATATAAGATTATTAAAAACTCTCAAAAAATCAGTATGATGTTCGCATAATTTTCTATAAAATCCTAAAAGTAAAGAATCTATAAAATCCCTAAATATCCAAGTATTTCTTTGTAGTTCGAGCATATTTTGTGCTTTTTTGCCTCTTTTGTTCCAATTTTCTCTTAGTTCTATCTCTTTACAATAAAGCTCGTATTTATGAAAATTTGAAGCCTCTAGAGGATTATTTTCTTTTATCAATGCACTTTTAAAAGTTCTAAAAGAATCTCTAAAATCATTTGCTGATTCATCTTTTGGTTTGTCTATATTATTTATAGTAGTATTTAAAATTTCAAAATTAAAATTAGTTTTTATATTTACTAAATTGACACTATCTTTGAAAACTACTTGAGAAAAATTTGGAGTTTTTTCAAAAGTTACCCCATAAAAACAAGCTGTCTTTTCAAATTCACATGCGTGAAAATCTGCGTAGTCTTTAAAATGAGAATTAGTAAAATACACACTATTAACAAATTTAGAATTATGAAAATCAACTCTTTTTTTAAAAATACAATTTTCAAATAAAGTGTTTTGTTCATTATTATAATATTTACCATCAGGTAATGGTGATCCTGATGTAAATCGTTTAAAATTTATTTCATCTTCAAAAATACAATTAGCAAAATCTATACCATTAAAGAAAGTAACCAAATTATCGCTGCCATCAATATGATGTAGAGACACTTTGGATTTAAATTCACAATTAGCAAAATATAATCTTTCAAGACAGCTGTAATTAATATAAACTTCTTTTTTAAAAATACTTTTATAATTTTTTCTTTCATAGCCATAATTCTTTGTAAGATCTGATATTTCATCTTGTGGAATAGCATTACTATCACCTATAATGTCATACGAAAAGTAGATAGGATTTATAAATGCCTTTTTTGGTATTTTCTTTTTTATATGTTCTAAAATAACTTTATTTTCTTTATTCGCAAAAACATTTAGTATTAACCCATAATGAAAGTGGTATTCTATGAAGTCAGGGGTTTCAATTTTCTCTATAATCTTGGTATTGTTATAAGTATTTTTTCCTTTATTTTCTAAAGTGTTGAAAATGTCATATGGATTTAATGGCTTAGCTATATCTCTAACATCTAACTTATCACTTAAAGATTCTATCTTATTTGCGTTAATTTCTAAAAATTTTGCCAAATCTAAAGAAACAGTTAATATATCATTATCTAAACCTATTATAAAAATTCCACTATTTTCTATTTCTAATCCTATATTAAATCTATTATATTCCATTATTTTCCTTCAATGATTTTTATTTCATCGGTAGTGAGATTATATAATTTATAAACTATTTTGTCGATTTGAGATTCTAGTTCTTGTGTGTTGGCGTTTTTGTCTTGTTCTTTTAAATTTAAAATCTCATCGACTAAGCTTACAAGCTTATTTGCTAATTTTTCATTTTTAGAATTTATTTTTGGTAATGGTAAATTTTCTAAGGCATGTTTGTTGTATTGATAACCTTTTATTCCTAATTTACAACCTTGAGAAAAATTTTTATAATAGTATGTAATTAAATTTGATGATAATAAACCTAATAAATATTTTAAATTTTCACAGACTATAAAAAAAGCTGTTTTTTCTAAGAAAATTCCTCTATCATCATAGATAAAATATGCCCCTTGTGTAGTTTCTGGATACACAATTTTTTCCCTCTCAAATTCCTCTAAGTATGCGCAATTTCTAAGATTATAGGGAGTGAAGCCTTTATCTGCCCTTTTTTCTAATTGCGGATAAAATTCATCTAAATGTTGTTTTAAACTAGGATATTCATCTATATTTATCGCTTCCACCTTTTCTCCACTTTTGCTTTTATAGCCATTGTGAGTGCCTATCACTCACAATCCCGCCCATTCATAGCTGTATCTTTTGATATCTCTACCGCGTAGCATTTTGCGTATGAGTTTGGCGGTGCGTTCTTTTTCGGCTTCATCTTTGCAATTAGCTAAAATTTCATCTTTTTTTTCAGTGCTTATGATAAAAGCTTCATTGTATCCTGTTTTTATGCCATAATTTATATTAAGTCCGTGCCAATCTTTAAGTGCCGTGCCGTACTTTTGTATCTTTGCTTTTAAAGAAGAAATGCTTTCATCGCTAAAAGTAAAGCTTTCTTTGCTTAAAGAGTTTTGCGTAATTTGCATAAAAGCTGTAATGTTTGATATGGTAAAATTGTTTTCTTTTAAAAGTTCGTTATTTAAAGCTAGGTAATTAAATTTATCATCTTTACTTTTGGCTTTTTTAAAGCTTAGTATAGAAGTATCCACGGTGGCACTATCAAAAACTTTGATACCATTTAAGTCTAAATACTCT comes from the Campylobacter insulaenigrae NCTC 12927 genome and includes:
- a CDS encoding molecular chaperone DjiA codes for the protein MIFVILILAIIVFYWYYKTWGKQDFLTSASRGAKGFAKGFAKGVMEEKINELKRKMNYYTIALLAKIAKSDGRVSQDEADMISQILDVNAKDDKERSFLKASFNEHKENLNDAYYVAKEFLKEIPLPKNERFNILRVLVFMALIDGKLNTEKQEILEQIAKAFGIAKVELDTFINNLSNLKESKQEMNLEEAFNTLDLPNTADLNMVKKQYRILAKKYHPDILNANNVSENELKLGIAKFQKINEAYEKIKKYLDKG
- the mnmE gene encoding tRNA uridine-5-carboxymethylaminomethyl(34) synthesis GTPase MnmE — its product is MNDTIAAIATAHGVGSISIVRISGKKALEIALKLTRKKELIPRYAHLCKIYKDNDDFLDEALVLYFKAPYSFTGEDIVEFHLHGGFALSEILLDELINSNIRLAQPGEFSKRACLNGKMDILKAISIQELIMSKSSSAASIIAKNLKGDLSVFLNTIRIELVKTLAFVETSIDYADDDLPQDLLEQIIQMCEKNSKLLSDIVDISLRKKGLIEGFKVTIIGKPNAGKSSLLNSLLAYDRAIVSNMAGTTRDRIEENLKIGSHLIKIIDTAGIRNAQDEIEKIGINLSYKSINEADIILVVFDGSKEFDSEDKQILDTLQNIDKKIIYVLNKSDLEDKFYHAIKDSCIKICAKNSSNEVKNVLNKYLNTLDGDHMLVSNALILNSCKEASEAICRAKDLLQENSLELFAFELNIAIEAISQFTKKFERDEILEEMFSSFCLGK
- a CDS encoding Jag N-terminal domain-containing protein, with product MNIEAKDLQTALIEASKHFECSVIDLEYEVIQHAKTGFLGLFRKNAIIFVKGHKKVILQESSAKKISNKQTHKNYEKQETKKEKTITQTKSYNKTNSSKEHYKVKDDAIFNSFHKESYEEKENKINYIDEIKNSLDTLLATFDFDIKIVEIKMWDENCVLIKLDGEDAALLIGKEAHRYKAFSYLLYNWLNSKYKIQLRLEIAQFLENQIQAIENYLKILIEKVETTGRVQTKQLEGIWLKHILEKLREHFPNKYVAIKNNDGQKVIIVNDFLKKSE
- the purL gene encoding phosphoribosylformylglycinamidine synthase subunit PurL, with protein sequence MDKEIIKQHKISDEEYQEILNILGKEPNLLELGIISAMWSEHCSYKSSKKYLNGFPTKAPWVIQGPGENAGVIDIGKGMAAVFKVESHNHPSFIEPFAGAATGVGGILRDIFTMGARVVASLNSLKFGNIHDKKLGKHQKYLVKGVVNGISHYGNCMGVPTIGGECAFDECFNGNILVNAFALGTCKIEDIFYAKAEGVGNPVIYVGSKTGRDGLGGAVMASDSFNESSKSLRPTVQIGDPFAEKLLMEACLELFKTDYIVGIQDMGAAGLTSSSFEMAGRSGSGMKLFLDKTPMREEGMTPYELMLSESQERMLICAKQGCEDKIIEIFNKWGLDAAIIGEVTNTGKMELFWHDELVGLIPIEPLSEKAPILNRPTSQPKYLDEIKDYKFTLQISTQEAFEKLLVNENISNKAYIYEQFDSSVQTNTLKSDGNLGASSIRVKENNCLLSMAIECNSRLNYVNPKIGAAAAVASAGRKIACSGAKPLAISDCLNYGNPQNPEVMWQFAQGCEGIKQACKELNTPVVSGNVSLYNETDGVSIFPSPTIACVGVNENVNRILKSFFSKETQAIYLIGNTKGNFGGSLISKILDQKVAGILEEINFKEELELWDFLLKANECNLLDCANSVGIGGIAMTLAKMSAKSSLGIQTKSNFSEKSYIFEESPTRVIIGVKNEEEFTKFAQNFKLQFSKLGVINENDFILDDIKISLEKLQNLYFKKFEEYLG